The Gemmatimonadota bacterium nucleotide sequence CACGGACGCATCTACCAGACCTGCTTCCGGCTCATGGGACACCCGCAGGAGGCGGAGGACATCACCCAGGACGTTTTCGTACGGGCCATGCAGGCTTACGACCGGTTCCGGGGCGACGCCGACCCGGGCACGTGGCTTTACCGTATCGCGGTGAACCAGTGCCTCAACGTCCGGCGCCGAAAACGCCGGCTGCAGTGGCTGGCCCTGGACTTCTGGAACGAGGGCGTTGACGAGACGACATCGACCGGAGACCGAAGCGGCGGTGTCGAGGACGCACTTCAGCAGACGGACCGGGAGCGCATCGTCGGGAAGGCTATCGACGCGCTCCCCGAACGGCAGCGCACGGCCCTGATCCTCTCTCATTTCGAGCGCATGTCCTACAAGTCTATCGCCGAAGCCATGGACTGCACGCCTTCCGCGGTGGAGTCCCTGCTGCACCGGGCCAAGACCAATCTCGCCAGGCGCCTGCGGCCGCACCTGGGCGAGCTGTGATTCGTTCGCGCGGCCCCGCCGCAATACGTGGGCCGGTCCAGCCGCATCGAGTTGCACAAAAAACGAATGGATCGGGTGATCGGGTTGTCTAAGCGTACAGATAGGGACAGTCAGTGAAGCGACCGCACCGTCCCACGGACCCACAGGATCATCAACAGGCGGGCGAACATCATGAATCAACGGTACTTCGAAGACCGGATCATGCTCTATATCGACGGAGATCTTCCGCCCGATGAAAGGACCCGGTATGAAGAATACCTGCGTACCCATCCGCGATACCGCGAGCGGGTCGACGCGCTTCGTCAGGCCTGGAATTCGGATAACCTGCTGAACGTGACCGGGCCTACCCTGCGGCTGCGTACGCGTTTCGAGGCCGCGCTCCGGGGCGAAGACATCATCGAAACCGGCCCGACAGTGGGGACGCGGATCGCCTGGCTTGCCCGTCCGGCGCTGATGGCCGTTACGCTGGTCGCGGGCATCCTGATCGGGACCTATCTCGGCAGCGGCACCAACGGAGATATGGCGGGGATCGAACCGTTACCCGTGCAAACCGGCGTAGTGGCTTACTCTTTTGCCAATGACCTGCAGGAAATCTCATCCGAGCCGGTGGAACAGGAATTCCTGCTGCTGGACTGGGTCGAAACAGGGGACGATACCGGACGATGAAGAAGAAGCTGATCATATGGGGCGTGGTCCTGCTGACGGTCATCAACCTGGCTTCGCTGGCGACGCGCGCATACCATCGCTGGGGCGACGACGAGCGCCGCAGCCGGGAGGAC carries:
- a CDS encoding sigma-70 family RNA polymerase sigma factor; this translates as MPLTVAENHRSGPGRDDAPDDRQEVFQRLFDAWHGRIYQTCFRLMGHPQEAEDITQDVFVRAMQAYDRFRGDADPGTWLYRIAVNQCLNVRRRKRRLQWLALDFWNEGVDETTSTGDRSGGVEDALQQTDRERIVGKAIDALPERQRTALILSHFERMSYKSIAEAMDCTPSAVESLLHRAKTNLARRLRPHLGEL